A genomic stretch from Telopea speciosissima isolate NSW1024214 ecotype Mountain lineage chromosome 7, Tspe_v1, whole genome shotgun sequence includes:
- the LOC122666731 gene encoding ribonuclease H2 subunit B, translating to MQMAWRDGFDETRVFIAPVPGPATTIENGKGSLLSLRHPKSGNPACYLFINNSLQELHWFKQSYASWFLGDSVCEDGGLHSATPVDPVFILLPIFEDARTKKGHDQGKFRQLDEIMFVSGYPGYQHILSIAEDSMKVVCEIKEIGSSKFYRLDDSKVLSWLGHKVHQLKVILPTLNKNYAVQNEQDTLKDAVSLIGEYLKDEPWLMLLCGNLRIDLQEATRKVTAYDVLPTATESSPGSSHSLPVKSGSDKKTSSSAKQAKKMKTETDSHNIKDMFRRATRNKR from the exons ATGCAAATGGCTTGGCGTGATGGCTTTGACGAAACTCGCGTTTTCATTGCACCGG TACCTGGTCCTGCTACTACAATTGAAAATGGTAAAGGATCTTTGTTGTCTCTTCGCCATCCAAAGTCAG GAAACCCAGCTTGTTATTTATTCATCAACAACTCCCTCCAAGAACTGCATTGGTTCAAGCAATCCTATGCCTCCTGGTTCCTAGGGGATTCTGTTTGTGAAG ATGGCGGCCTGCATAGTGCCACACCAGTTGATCCTGTTTTTATACTGTTGCCCATTTTTGAGGATGCTCGAACGAAG AAAGGGCATGACCAGGGGAAGTTCAGGCAGTTAGATGAAATAATGTTTGTCAGCGGTTATCCTGGATATCAACATATATTATCCATTGCAGAAGATTCCATGAAAGTAGTTTGTGAAATAAAAG AAATTGGATCCTCAAAGTTCTATAGGCTTGATGACTCCAAGGTTTTATCTTGGTTGGGCCATAAG GTGCACCAGTTAAAAGTGATACTACCCACACTCAACAAAAACTATGCTGTTCAGAATGAGCAGGATACAT TAAAAGATGCGGTCTCTTTGATAGGGGAGTATTTGAAGGATGAGCCTTGGTTGATGCTCTTGTGTGGTAATCTAAG GATAGATCTACAAGAGGCAACTAGAAAAGTAACAGCGTATGATGTCCTTCCTACTGCTACAGAGAGTAGCCCTGGGTCATCTCATTCCTTGCCG GTAAAGAGTGGGAGTGACAAGAAAACGTCAAGCAGTGCAAAACaagcaaagaagatgaaaaCAGAGACAGACTCACATAACATCAAAGATATGTTTCGCAGGGCTACAAGAAACAAGCGATGA